One Felis catus isolate Fca126 chromosome D3, F.catus_Fca126_mat1.0, whole genome shotgun sequence DNA segment encodes these proteins:
- the LOC101081934 gene encoding transmembrane protein 126A-like: protein MKNHEPDDTVKEDLIFNIITRKINHLPEAERNLFAHGSVYIGLNAALCGLIANSLSQRILNVTQARIAAGLPMAVIPFLTAHAPYKGFVNLPLNTGDLNCETCTITRGGLVGLVFGGLCPVFLAIPVNRGLAARYESALLPEKGNILTYWTRISKPVFRKMLFPILLQTMFAAYLGSRQYKLVIKAPQLPEPGLEIQ from the coding sequence ATGAAAAATCATGAACCAGATGATACTGTCAAGGAAGACTTAATTTTCAATATCATAACCAGAAAAATTAACCACCTCCCAGAAGCAGAAAGGAATCTATTTGCACATGGATCAGTTTATATTGGACTTAATGCTGCTCTCTGTGGTCTAATAGCAAATAGTCTTTCTCAACGCATCTTAAATGTGACACAGGCTCGTATAGCTGCTGGCTTACCAATGGCAGTGATCCCATTTTTGACTGCGCATGCACCTTACAAAGGTTTTGTAAATCTACCTTTGAATACAGGTGATTTGAATTGTGAAACCTGTACCATAACACGGGGTGGACTGGTTGGTCTTGTTTTTGGTGGTCTGTGTCCTGTTTTCTTGGCTATACCTGTGAATCGTGGCCTAGCAGCCAGGTATGAGTCAGCCCTGCTACCAGAAAAAGGAAACATCTTAACTTACTGGACTAGAATTTCTAAGCCTGTCTTTAGAAAGATGTTATTTCCCATTTTGCTCCAGACCATGTTTGCCGCATACCTTGGATCTAGACAATATAAATTAGTTATAAAGGCTCCTCAGTTACCTGAACCTGGCCTAGAAATTCAGTGA